The sequence AGGGAATTTTAGTTTAAATGCTTGTTACCTTTGCCAGGAGGTTAAGGTTACACAACAAGAAAGCAGACCACATGCACAAACCTAAGAATAGAAAGCAACATTTACAAGCTTGTCCTCTACACGTGTCTCcagccttttatttcagaaaaagcTAATAATTTCTCCATATATTAATGTGGGAGAGCCAATCAGCTCAAAAACAATGTTTTGCATGAGTTCACAAAACTATACAGTGACCTTTAAACTATACTGTTTAAGTAATCTCAAATTGTGTGAATCATCCAGTCATTTTGAAGAAAGTTGTGGACCAAAATTTTGGGGACCATACAACAGTGTTTTACTATCAGAATCAGAGAGACTGcttaaatacataaagaaagtgTAAGGAACCCTTTTCATAAGAGTCTGAAGTCGACTTATATCTGGGGCATATGGGGTATTTGTGCCATATTTCCTTCTTCCTTGGTTTGAGCCTTTGACTAAAGTCAAATATTACATTGGTGATCAATGAGAAGAATTTCCTTTGTTCCTTTGTACACAGTACACCGTGGCTGGGGAAGAGCGCCAGTGAGACAGAATACGACCATCCACATCGCAACTTTTCCATAAATTACTCAtgagtgtataaaaaaaatgtggaggCATGTAAATTTTTAATCACAGGGCCATATGGATGGTCTCAGATGGTATACACTAAGGAGCTGTGACACAGTGAAAGTCGGTCCACAGCTTGTATAATCCAACCTCTCCTCTTCACAGGAAGCCTGACTGAAGGCCTGAATGACTACCAGGATGCCATGTCAGAGGACGATGCTGGGGATCATCTCTTAATCTAAATATTAGATATTATAAGtatgcatctatctatctatctatctatctatctatctatctatctatctatctatctatctatctatctatctatctatctatctatccatccatccatccatccatccatccatccatccatccatccatccatccatccatctatctatctatctatctgtctatctgtctatcagCTGATTGACAACCAAAAGTATACCACTGCTTGACGTGACCCAATGGCTCACTATTTCTCACATGGTATTTGATTGACTATGTATCTGTACAACCTGTTATAATTGAGCATCATTTCTGAACTTTTTCTTGGTATCTTGAGATAACTCGAGCAGAAGCAGGTCATTACCCAGACAGCGCATCTCTTTAGCACTCCTCAGTTGGCATGGGATCTCTTGTGCCAAAATTACGCCCCATGTCATGCCCACCCTCGCCTCCTCCTCTTTCCCCGCCATGGGAACGTTACATGTTTAATGACGAGTGagatctctcctctctccccatGCCACAAAAGCCCTGACATCTGTCTCTCCAAGAGCAGCACTCCAAAAGCTGCACATTTGTTCCTATCTTCTGCTTCTTCTAaagaaatcaaaaataaaagaagagagGCGGAAGAGGGGAGGAGTGCTCAAAGAGGGAGGGATGCAGGGGTTAAAACAAAAggcctttttttctctctctctgagtgttAATTCCTCTATAAAGCATTCCCGAAAATTCAAAGTAGGTGTTAAAGAGGCCCTTCCCTTCTCGGCTGCGATGCTTATAGTAGAGCTCATCTGCCCACAGAAAGCAACATGTTTACATTGAAAGAAGCAAATGGAGAAAGTAAGCCATATTCTGGCTGCGACTATGGAAATGCTGTCACTAGAATTTCAGACATGgtttaattaatatattcaCAGTATGAATGTTATAGTGAATattctgtttttaatatttcCTCATTGTATTCAATCAGCATTTACTGTAAGTGTTTAGGTGTGTAACGTGTTTTATTATGGATTCAAAATTGGGAATATGAAATGTACTGTTAATGATTTTAGAATAATCCGATGGAGAAAATTCTGCCCAGctgcacaaaacaaacaagcaaacaactgaacaaacaaaaaactatctatctatctatctatctatctatctatctatctatctatctatctatctatctatctatctatctatctatctatctatctatcaaattcagtacaaaaacatttatgcTTAGGACAAAATAGAGAAACTTATGTAAACCAACAACTCATTCATTGAGCTAGGTTGCACAGATTTGtctctttataataataatcatcatcatcatcatcatcatcatcatcattattattaaaaatggtgatgaataatgaaaataataataataatgaactactattacattaataataaattaattacatttacatttacagcatttggcagacgcccttatccagagcgacgtacataagtgcttaaatctctaacattgaatacattaatgctggctcactaggttacataattaagataccatgagtttaaaacattgttcaaagttacaatgaaatatGTCAaaggttgttggtttttttttttttttttaatgcaaaagataaggaaacttggtgccagaacagagaagagtcttgtagtatacttgcctcttaccctgagagatggtggaaccagtcgagcagtgctggtagatcggagggtgcggggtgcagtgcgaggagtgatgagggctttgaggtaagagggagctggtccatttttatattattatactatttttaataaataactacaaataatgaaaaaaatgtgcagTAAATATTCTATTATAACAAGCCCTCAATGTGCCACATTTTTGAGATTATATCACATGTCTGtttgttcctctctctccttttttgcCATATAATGCATGGCAGATAATAAACAGCATTGAACTGTATACTGGTGTCGCATTAACAGACTCCAAACAACAGAGGGCGCTCTTacatctctcacacatactACAAAACTACCACACTAAATAGTGTGGCCAAAATAGAAAGTACACAGCACACTATTTTGACACACAGTAAACTAGTGCGCGAGTATAGACGTAAAGACGTAACCTGAAGGACGCAATCAAACATGGCGGCCTCCTTGCTGAGCAGGAGTGGAGTCGCGCTGTTAGGTTTTTCTAGTGTAAAATCTTTTATCCCAGTTGTTTCTGGGAGTAATGTCATACAGTTTATAGCTGGTTATAACCCCAGACCTCTCAGGCTGAATTTAAAGGAGGCGTATATTCCGGACAGACACAGTGACAAGACCCCGGAGTGGCAGAAGACTGATAAATATGAGCGCAAGCTTTTTGCACGGTATGGTTTTGTCTCTGGTGTGGATCCGGTTAAACTGTGGCCCACTGCAGCCCAGCTGGAGGAATTAATCCAGGAAGAAAAGCAGTGGCAACCCCAGCTTGAAGAAATGCTAAAAAACATCGCGGCAAGGAAGAAGGAACAAGCGGATAAACAACTAGCGAGGTAATTTTCTGCTCGGTTAGCTCGCTGAAATAGAAACGGAGCTGCGCGTATATACAGGACTTTACGGTCACAGGATGGGTCGTCTGTGTAGTTGCTCGTGTTTATTTACCGTTTAATTAAAGGTAATTAAATTACCGTTTGAGTGGCGTGTTTGTGGTGGTACACAAATGAATGTTAAAGGAATGTAAAGTAAATCTGCAgtttaaaaaattaatcaataaatatgtaatttgcaaaacttatttctttcttttttacttccttccttccttccttctattcctcactccttccttccttccttccttctaatCCTCAcaccttccttccttctatcCTGCacaccttccttccttccttccatctaTCTCTCAAACCTTTCTTCCTTCTATCCTTAacaccttccttccttccttcaatcCCTCTGACATGTCATATGATGTACTTTCAGCATGATGGGTGTGTTCACACAGGCAAACTAAAACTAATGATTTCACTTTAAAggatattgttttatataattattatttatttatttccagatAATGATATTTCTCAGGAAAATATGGACAGAGGGCACAAACTTTTAGTTCTTTTGGTTTACTTAATAATGAATTAGGGTATCATTGCTGGTTTACATGCTTTGTTATGTTTCTTAACATATTGCTAAATTCACTTTCAAATCAGCAATTTTCTTAACAGCTTCTAAGAAAGAAGCAATAAACTGCAGATTTCAGTGCCACAGAACAGGTTCAAGGCTGTTACTGTTTTGGCTGCTGTATAAGAAATACAGCTGATAAACTAGGTGATTTGCAATGTAGTAATAGTCTGTGCTATTTGCATTTGGGCTCAttggatgtttttcttttaatcctCCCTCTACAGAGAGAAGTTGATTGCGGAAAAAATGGCTAAAATGCCCAAGATGATAGCAGACTGGAGGAAGGAGAAGCAGGAAGCAAAGAGGAAGCTGAAAGAAGACAAGGCCAAAAAGGAGCGGCTTCTGGCTGAGGCTCGGGAGCGTTTCGGCTACACGCTGGACCCACGCAGTTCCAAGTTCCAGGAGATGCTGGCAGAGATCgaaaaggaggagaagaagaagaggaagctgCTAAAACGtcaaaagagagaagaggaccAGGGGTTGACTCCTTCTGCACCACCTGCTGAAGCCTCATAGAGACTTTGGCTGAGGAAACACGGACTGCTGTATATACTGAAATTGTAGTAACACGTTTTACCATCGCAATGCATTTTGAAAAACTCGCTTCCTTTCTCATGTCATTAAAAGaactgtaattaaaatgtaaaacttgaATATTTGCTTTTACACTGGTTAAATTGCAGTTTGAGATGATCCTTCTGAAATAGACTGTGATATAGATGACATTTTGCAGTATGGGGCTATAACTCTAATAAATTCTCCTTTTACATCTTTTTCTCAACTCTTTCTAATGCTTTTCCTCAAATGATAACTTTATTGCT is a genomic window of Tachysurus fulvidraco isolate hzauxx_2018 chromosome 15, HZAU_PFXX_2.0, whole genome shotgun sequence containing:
- the gadd45gip1 gene encoding growth arrest and DNA damage-inducible proteins-interacting protein 1 produces the protein MAASLLSRSGVALLGFSSVKSFIPVVSGSNVIQFIAGYNPRPLRLNLKEAYIPDRHSDKTPEWQKTDKYERKLFARYGFVSGVDPVKLWPTAAQLEELIQEEKQWQPQLEEMLKNIAARKKEQADKQLAREKLIAEKMAKMPKMIADWRKEKQEAKRKLKEDKAKKERLLAEARERFGYTLDPRSSKFQEMLAEIEKEEKKKRKLLKRQKREEDQGLTPSAPPAEAS